In a single window of the Anguilla rostrata isolate EN2019 chromosome 4, ASM1855537v3, whole genome shotgun sequence genome:
- the rorca gene encoding RAR-related orphan receptor C a, which yields MRAQIEVIPCKICGDKSSGIHYGVITCEGCKGFFRRSQQNNAMYSCSRQRNCLIDRTNRNRCQHCRLQKCLALGMSRDAVKFGRMSKKQRDSLYAEVQKHQQSQELPGALGAVGGVGLSRDEGCDAGSHGRAYSRGSSAALSDLDDIVALPDGLLFDLPLTPEGAGGDYYCGLELLGGGCGGGGGGGGDSAGSGSSSSRSSPEQSGLDFGDAAHIKHEYQLLHAPALYVHPLLSAVPDGCSLLEIERVTQSVVKSHLETSQHGTEDLKRLMWTMYSPEETRSFQSKSAECMWQQCAHHITNAIQYVVEYAKRIAGFMDLCQNDQIILLKAGCLDVLLIRMSCAYNPVNDTLLFDGKFAGPQLFKSLGCDDLVSAVYDLAKSLSRLQLSEEEMALFSAAVLLSPDRPWLTDTQQVQKLQERVYVALQHCLHRSGAPEEKLAKMVSKLPMMKSICKLHIDKLEFFRLLHPETAYSFPPLYREVFGSEIAFPDSTEA from the exons ATGAGAG cTCAAATTGAGGTGATCCCGTGTAAGATCTGCGGGGACAAGTCTTCAGGAATCCACTATGGCGTCATCACCTGTGAAGGGTGCAAG GGCTTCTTCAGGCGCAGCCAGCAGAACAACGCCATGTACTCCTGCTCGCGTCAGAGGAACTGCCTCATCGACCGCACCAACCGCAACCGGTGCCAGCACTGCCGGCTGCAGAAGTGCCTGGCGCTGGGCATGAGCCGCGACG cgGTGAAATTTGGCCGCATGTCCAAAAAGCAGCGGGACAGCCTGTACGCCGAGGTCCAGAAGCACCAGCAGTCCCAGGAGCTGCCGGGGGCGCTGGGCGCGGTGGGCGGGGTGGGCCTGTCCCGGGACGAGGGGTGCGACGCGGGCAGCCACGGCCGGGCCTACAGCCGGGGCTCCAGCGCGGCGCTGAGCGACCTGGACGACATCGTGGCGCTGCCGGACGGGCTGCTCTTCGACCTGCCGCTCACGCCGGAGGGCGCCGGCGGCGACTACTACTGCGGCCTggagctgctgggggggggctgcggcggcggcggcggcggcgggggggacaGCGCGGGCAGCGGGTCGTCCTCGTCCCGGAGCTCGCCGGAGCAGAGCGGCCTGGACTTCGGCGACGCGGCGCACATCAAGCACGAGTACCAGCTGCTGCACGCGCCCGCGCTCTACGTCCACCCGCTCCTCAGCGCCGTGCCCGACGGCTGCTCGCTGCTGGAAATAG AGCGCGTCACGCAGAGCGTGGTGAAGTCCCACCTGGAGACGAGTCAGCACGGCACGGAGGACCTGAAGAGGCTCATGTGGACCATGTACTCCCCCGAGGAGACCCGCTCCTTCCAGAGCAAG TCTGCGGAGTGCATGTGGCAGCAGTGCGCCCATCACATCACCAACGCCATCCAGTACGTGGTGGAGTACGCCAAGAGGATCGCCGGCTTCATGGACCTCTGCCAGAACGACCAGATCATCCTCCTGAAAGCAG gctgtctggACGTCCTGCTGATTCGCATGTCGTGCGCCTACAACCCCGTCAACGACACGCTGCTGTTCGACGGCAAGTTCGCCGGGCCCCAGCTCTTCAAATCTCTCG GTTGTGATGACCTCGTGAGCGCGGTGTACGACCTGGCCAAGAGCCTGAGCCGCCTGCAGCTGTCTGAAGAGGAGATGGCGCTGTTCAGCGCGGCCGTCCTGCTTTCCCCAG ACCGGCCATGGCTGACTGACACTCAGCAGGTCCAGAAGCTTCAGGAGAGGGTCTACGTTGCATTACAGCACTGTCTCCACAGGAGCGGCGCCCCTGAGGAGAAACTGGCCAAG ATGGTGTCCAAGCTGCCCATGATGAAGTCCATCTGCAAGCTGCACATCGACAAGCTGGAGTTTTTCCGCCTGCTGCACCCTGAGACGGCCTACAGCTTCCCCCCTCTGTACAGAGAGGTGTTCGGCAGCGAAATCGCCTTCCCGGACTCCACCGAGGCCTAA